The Mesomycoplasma ovipneumoniae genome window below encodes:
- a CDS encoding glucosamine-6-phosphate deaminase produces the protein MKILIFEKLTDLHKYCADLFIEQIRTKPNSVLGFATGVSPIETYKLLIEDHRQNGTSWDKITTFNLDEFVGIDQDHPEAFIKQMKTNLFDHVNVPVSQINIPNSKATDLEQEVKLYEQKIAENPIDLQYISIGINGHMAYNEPGTPFNSTTHVTNLTDETIIDMVKKGKFSNFDQCPKQAMTMGVQTILKHTKKAIMVSFGLHKANVTKQMLEEKPNSEITASFLQLHPNCTFILDKEAASKLSKETLDKAIFY, from the coding sequence ATGAAAATATTAATTTTTGAAAAATTAACTGACCTACACAAATATTGTGCAGACCTTTTTATTGAACAAATTAGAACAAAACCTAATTCAGTTTTAGGTTTTGCAACCGGAGTTTCACCAATTGAGACTTATAAACTTTTAATTGAAGACCATCGCCAGAACGGGACTTCCTGGGATAAAATTACAACATTTAATCTTGATGAATTTGTCGGAATTGACCAAGATCATCCTGAAGCATTTATCAAACAAATGAAAACTAATTTATTTGACCATGTTAATGTTCCAGTTTCTCAGATTAATATTCCTAACTCAAAAGCAACAGATCTTGAACAAGAAGTAAAGCTTTATGAGCAAAAAATCGCTGAAAATCCGATTGATTTACAATATATTAGCATCGGAATTAACGGTCATATGGCCTATAACGAGCCTGGAACACCTTTTAATTCAACAACTCATGTTACTAATTTAACAGATGAAACAATTATTGATATGGTTAAAAAAGGGAAATTTTCCAATTTTGACCAGTGTCCAAAACAAGCAATGACAATGGGAGTTCAAACAATTTTAAAACACACAAAAAAAGCAATTATGGTTTCTTTTGGTTTGCATAAAGCAAACGTTACAAAACAAATGTTAGAAGAAAAGCCTAATTCAGAAATTACTGCTTCTTTTTTACAATTGCATCCAAATTGTACTTTCATTTTAGACAAAGAAGCTGCATCTAAATTATCAAAAGAAACACTTGATAAAGCAATTTTTTACTAA
- a CDS encoding amidohydrolase family protein, whose product MLYKNLRIISHLEEFFGWIELDDSGTIVNLGRGNTDFEGIDCKNNILLPAFIDSHTHGGYGFSFEDFSSPDWEKNFLEYKEKLHKFEGVAAIFGTTVTQSWSKIQQNSEFFSFLLKKYPYFLLNWYLEGPFISVEKKGAHDPNLIISAKNFHFEFLAKKFAKKITVVVAPERNSPKLIDFYHKSINFAIGHSNCFNFEKDHELKNYRRFTHFFNGSSNFDHRSQSLTNLIFESKLPRNFLVELITDGLHIRNSTLKFTIKNLKKENWIAVSDSLAQKGLKDGFYNLGNLETEKKGDLFYLKNSEQIAGSGMSYLSILKNLKKNLKLSWQEIVFCSSYNVAKAHNLLDYFGTIKVDQKANFVIVDDDFNLKMVVIFGQIYSHF is encoded by the coding sequence ATGTTATACAAAAATTTAAGAATTATAAGTCATTTAGAAGAATTTTTTGGTTGAATTGAGTTAGATGACAGCGGAACTATTGTCAATTTAGGGCGTGGAAATACCGATTTTGAAGGTATTGATTGCAAAAATAACATTTTACTACCAGCTTTTATCGATTCGCACACTCATGGTGGTTATGGTTTTTCATTTGAGGATTTTTCTAGTCCAGATTGAGAAAAAAATTTTCTTGAGTATAAAGAGAAATTACATAAATTTGAAGGTGTAGCGGCTATTTTTGGAACAACAGTTACTCAATCTTGGTCTAAAATCCAACAGAACTCTGAGTTTTTTAGTTTTTTACTTAAAAAATATCCATATTTTTTGCTAAATTGGTATTTAGAAGGGCCTTTTATTTCTGTTGAAAAAAAGGGCGCTCATGATCCAAACCTAATTATTTCGGCTAAAAATTTTCATTTTGAATTTTTAGCAAAAAAATTTGCTAAAAAAATTACAGTTGTAGTTGCGCCTGAAAGAAACTCGCCAAAATTAATTGATTTTTATCATAAATCAATTAATTTTGCAATAGGCCATTCAAATTGTTTTAACTTTGAAAAGGATCATGAATTAAAAAATTACCGCAGATTTACTCACTTTTTTAATGGTAGTTCTAACTTTGATCATAGAAGTCAATCACTTACTAATCTAATTTTTGAATCAAAATTACCTAGAAATTTTCTAGTTGAGCTAATTACCGACGGACTTCATATTAGAAATTCGACATTAAAATTCACAATAAAAAATCTTAAAAAGGAAAATTGAATTGCTGTTTCAGATTCTCTTGCCCAAAAAGGACTTAAAGACGGATTTTATAATTTAGGGAACCTAGAAACTGAGAAAAAAGGCGATTTATTTTATTTGAAAAATTCAGAACAAATTGCAGGGAGCGGCATGAGTTATCTTAGTATTCTCAAAAATTTAAAGAAAAATCTTAAACTTTCATGACAAGAAATTGTTTTCTGCTCTTCGTATAACGTTGCAAAAGCCCACAATCTTTTAGATTATTTTGGTACAATCAAAGTTGACCAAAAAGCAAATTTTGTTATTGTTGATGATGATTTTAATCTAAAGATGGTGGTAATTTTTGGTCAAATTTACAGTCATTTTTAA